The Tigriopus californicus strain San Diego chromosome 5, Tcal_SD_v2.1, whole genome shotgun sequence genome includes a region encoding these proteins:
- the LOC131880832 gene encoding homeotic protein empty spiracles-like, with protein MTLAAETMSVFPSSVVKSSKSLGFSIDSIVGAKTGTFNSESRLKDSLTLTPTDLRIKDRSPPSGETRVHRPFSPAEDDHPHHHHHNRHHHHEHDRQSRSRSRSPLIDPDRQSPSPQSSSSLNRLSNSGSPPTSPSLVRPIPSMHPGSNLRDLAAGFPGLPLSQSYLEQLAHLKAIYDRSGEGKSPPCSMPGGMSTPVSIPSSMSHGHPLHPNLPNHLSPAAAASLMGLPRPHSIPPMFLGGGGGPPQMGQPIPREYPLYPWFLTRNRFPGGPHLPEFLLPFRKPKRIRTAFSPSQLLKLEQAFEKNQYVVGAERKELAKHLNLSETQVKVWFQNRRTKHKREQQEQEQMQHGSKSGSSSANSSSNGGGSAVESGGNGGGSGGGSANGLGSGGGSGGAFRAGPPPPQMSAADFSLTHYEEDDGISDEEEIDCDS; from the exons ATGACTCTAGCTGCGGAAACCATGTCTGTATTTCCGTCCTCAGTAGTCAAATCGAGCAAGTCGTTGGGCTTCTCCATAGACTCCATTGTGGGTGCCAAGACCGGCACTTTCAATTCCGAGTCCAGACTCAAGGACTCGCTTACCCTCACCCCCACTGATCTCAGAATCAAAGACAGAAGTCCGCCCTCGGGCGAGACCCGGGTTCACCGACCATTTTCTCCGGCCGAAGACGACCACccccatcaccatcatcacaaTCGTCATCACCATCACGAACATGATCGACAAAGTCGGAGTCGATCTCGAAGTCCCCTGATTGACCCCGATCGTCAATCCCCCTCCCCACAATCCTCTTCCTCATTGAATCGACTAAGCAATAGTGGGTCCCCGCCAACTTCGCCATCCTTGGTGAGACCAATCCCGTCGATGCATCCTGGTTCGAATCTCCGCGATTTGGCGGCAGGATTCCCTGGGTTACCATTGTCACAGTCATACCTAGAGCAACTCGCCCACTTAAAGGCCATCTATGACCGGAGTGGCGAAGGAAAGTCGCCGCCTTGTTCGATGCCCGGGGGAATGTCGACCCCGGTCTCAATACCTTCTTCCATGTCTCATGGACATCCATTGCATCCAAACCTACCAAATCACCTAAGCCCGGCGGCTGCCGCCAGTCTCATGGGCCTTCCTCGGCCCCACTCTATACCTCCCATGTTTCTTGGAGGCGGGGGAGGGCCACCCCAAATGGGACAACCGATACCACGAGAGTATCCTTTGTACCCATGGTTTCTTACTCGAAACAGATTCCCTGGAG GTCCCCATCTCCCGGAGTTCCTGTTACCATTCCGCAAACCAAAGCGAATCCGAACTGCATTCAGTCCTAGTCAGTTACTTAAATTGGAGCAGGCGTTCGAGAAGAACCAATACGTGGTCGGGGCTGAGCGGAAGGAACTGGCGAAGCATCTCAATTTGTCAGAAACTCAA GTAAAagtttggttccaaaatcgCCGAACAAAGCACAAACGTGAGCAACAAGAGCAGGAACAAATGCAGCATGGCTCGAAATCCGGCTCTAGTAGCGCCAACAGCAGCAGTAACGGCGGAGGATCAGCTGTTGAGAGTGGCGGCAATGGCGGAGGATCGGGAGGTGGCAGTGCCAATGGACTGGGAAGCGGTGGCGGGAGTGGAGGCGCTTTTCGCGCAGGGCCGCCACCACCTCAAATGAGCGCGGCGGATTTCTCGCTCACCCATTACGAGGAGGATGACGGCATTTCGGATGAGGAGGAGATCGACTGTGATTCATAA
- the LOC131880241 gene encoding tetraspanin-9-like, translating into MAFVFFGENHYQRAVQTSLPVVLKSPHSVLLIHLDQPLVLKEGRHKVSNMGLRRSDSVKTTLTMYITRSNKYQKWIGSLSVFILLGSLAMIFSGMVFKFSYYMDQLGMLSWSFEAFPWILICVGSVTFITAMAGFVFSATEQRPLLITYAVCMFVLCILQIASVFFANDIRNRMNGDKFSNMNDALLGYPEDLAVKTKWDYLQSRLRCCGVNGYLDYGSIRHLLPGQQCVPDSCCLTSGCNPKCNNAASGRDLYDIFYTFGCRSILHKIYVEDVEILMVLYGILGTIQGMLEMIAAGLALALSAQISRRMKRENGMWAPGEDLTAGHTMDRFDDHAK; encoded by the coding sequence ATGGCCTTTGTTTTCTTCGGAGAAAATCACTATCAAAGGGCTGTCCAAACAAGTCTTCCGGTCGTCTTGAAATCGCCACATTCAGTGTTGCTTATACATCTAGACCAACCACTAGTTCTGAAGGAGGGAAGACACAAAGTGAGCAATATGGGTTTGCGAAGGAGCGATTCGGTCAAGACGACTTTGACCATGTACATAACAAGGTCCAACAAGTACCAGAAGTGGATTGGAAGCTTGTCCGTGTTCATTTTACTTGGGAGTTTGGCTATGATCTTCTCCGGGATGGTGTTCAAGTTCAGTTACTACATGGATCAACTCGGGATGCTCTCTTGGAGCTTTGAAGCCTTCCCATGGATCCTTATTTGTGTGGGATCGGTCACGTTCATCACCGCCATGGCCGGATTCGTGTTCAGTGCCACCGAGCAACGCCCCCTCTTAATCACTTACGCGGTCTGCATGTTCGTTCTCTGCATCCTGCAGATCGCGAGTGTGTTCTTCGCCAATGATATTCGTAATCGGATGAACGGGGACAAGTTCTCAAACATGAACGACGCTCTTCTGGGTTATCCAGAGGACTTGGCCGTCAAGACCAAATGGGATTATCTCCAATCCAGACTCAGATGTTGTGGGGTTAATGGATATCTCGACTATGGATCGATCCGACACCTCCTTCCTGGACAACAATGCGTCCCGGATAGTTGTTGTTTGACCTCCGGATGTAATCCCAAATGCAACAATGCTGCCTCTGGCAGAGATCtttatgacattttttacaCCTTTGGATGTCGCTCAATTCTCCATAAGATATATGTGGAAGACGTTGAGATCCTGATGGTCCTTTATGGAATCTTGGGAACCATCCAAGGGATGCTGGAGATGATAGCCGCCGGTTTAGCCCTCGCATTGTCCGCTCAAATCAGCCGCCGTATGAAGCGAGAAAATGGCATGTGGGCACCGGGAGAAGATCTTACGGCGGGTCATACCATGGATCGTTTTGATGATCACGCCAAATAG